In Novosphingobium sp. PP1Y, the sequence GAGCACCAGCCCGACATGGCACCGCACACCTCAATCGACTGCAATGGACTCTCCCAGGCCTGGAGGCCGGATATCCGCAAACCCGGGCTGTCCGGGGCCGCCAAGTTGACCATAACTAGAATATAGTTCTATTAATTGCCGCACTCTCCGTCAAGCGTAGCCACCATGCGATGAATGCGAATATCGGTTTTAATTTTTGATTGCAAGCGGGCTCGAAGGATTATACTTCCAAGCCTCGATACGAGGGTGGTTCAGGCCGCCCAAAGTGAAAAAGAGACAATGGGTTCCGGCCGAGTTCGGACACATCCTGCCGCCCGATGGGGCCGAAGGCCGAAACGAGCAGAACACACTATGGGGGAGCGGCGAACCAAGCGAGTGCCAACCGGCACGACCGGATCATCGATACGAATCACTGTTTGAATTTCTTGGCCGGCGCCTGGCGACAGGACCGGGGCGTGTTCCGCGTAGCGAAGCGAAACCACGCCCCGCCCATCCCGGGTCCGGACGATCACCACGGAGCGACGAATGTCCAAAATACAACGAGGCGTGAGCCTTTACAGCTTCCAGGAGGAAATGTTCCTCGGTCAGATGAGCGTGGAGGACTGCGTCGCCTATGCAGCATCCATCGGCGCCAAGGGCATCGAGATCCTTCCCGAGCAGAACATGCCCACCTTCCCCAACATCAGCGACGCCGAAGTCGATCGCTGGAAGGGAATGATGGAGCGTCACGGCACCCACTTCACCTGCTACGACATGTTCCTGGACACCAAGCTGCGCAAGGGCGAGCTCATGTCCGACGAGGAACAGGTCGCCAGCATCGAGCGCGACCTGCGCCTGTGCCATCGCCTCGGCATCAAGAACATGCGCATCCTCATCTTCGTGCGCCCGGACATCCTCGAAAAGTGCGTGCCTCTCGCTGAGGAACTGGACATCCACATGGGCGTCGAAGTGCATGCTCCCTGGCACCTCGAACATGCCTGGATCCTTCGCACGATCGACGTCGCCGACCGCCTGAAGACCAGGCACCTGGGCATCCTGCCGGACA encodes:
- a CDS encoding sugar phosphate isomerase/epimerase; amino-acid sequence: MSKIQRGVSLYSFQEEMFLGQMSVEDCVAYAASIGAKGIEILPEQNMPTFPNISDAEVDRWKGMMERHGTHFTCYDMFLDTKLRKGELMSDEEQVASIERDLRLCHRLGIKNMRILIFVRPDILEKCVPLAEELDIHMGVEVHAPWHLEHAWILRTIDVADRLKTRHLGILPDMGIFMKHYPPAFRARFERQGARPEVTQFIVDQHEQKIMCEYTIYEVAVKMGGNKAEIAMAETLRHAPYANPKRLKDYAPYFRHIQAKFYEMNEDCTDPSLAYEDVIPELVKCGWEGTLSSEYEGNRWIQDVMEVDSREQVRRQHVMFDRLIAKAEAELENA